The Mycolicibacterium insubricum DNA segment CCTCGGAGATGCGCGAGCTTCTCGAGTGCTTCGTAAACGCGAATTTCAAGGACGTTGACTGGGTTCGGGCGCAGACCTATGGCTACCAAGACCCGTATAGCCCTGCGGCGAGGATTTTTCCGCCACTAGGTTCGCGTCATCGCCGGGCTGCTAGCGTGCTGAGTTTCGGCGCCGAAGCGCTTCGCACCTTCCAGGGGAGCATTCGATATCTAGGTCCCTTGCGCGAGGAGCCGCAGGTTGTCTCGCCGACTGGGGCACGTTATCGTGCATTGCCCGCGGGAATCAAAGGCGAGTATACGGCGGATCTTTTGGCTAGGTCGAAGGACCAGGTCGTCAAGTATCACGATTGGAACAATAGAAGCAAGACTGAGCCGCTCCCGCTCGCGTTAACACGTTGGGTAGCCCATTTGGGGCTCGGCGATGAAGTAACGGTCGAAGACCAAGGTAAGCTCGGGCGAGGCTTGCGTATGCATGTCAATGGGGTTGAGCGTGATCTGACGACAATAGGTGTAGGGGCTAGCCAGCTCCTACCTGTGCTTGCAGTTATTCTCACCGCCTCGAGCGGGAATGTGATATTGCTGGAGCAGCCTGAACTTCACCTACATCCTTTGGTTCAGAGTCGGCTTGCGGACTTCCTGCTTTACGCAAGGGCAGATGTCAAACTTGTTGTAGAAAGCCATAGCGAATACTTGGTGACTCGTATCCGTCGGCGGGTAGTTGAAAATCCAGGATTGCTCGATAGGGTTGCGGTACTCTTCGCGGAGCAACATAAAGGTGTTACTGAGCTGCGTCGGCTATATCTTGATAGGCTTGGTAATTTTTCCGACTGGCCGATCGGTTTCTTCGACACTCAGGATTCTGAAGCGGCGGAATTGGCGCAAGCGGTCCGCAATGTTCTGTGTGCGGAGAATGGCGGGTGAAGTTAATTATTGATCCGGCTCTAATCGTATGTGACCTGGGGAGCGATGATTATCAGGCGCTGTCGATGTTTTGGACCAGGGTGGTAGGTTGGGCCGCTGACAATCGGGTGTTTGTTGGAGCTGAGAGCGTGCGTTCAATATGGGGCTGGTTGGCAGAGAAGGGCTACCCAGAGTCGGAACTAGATGTATTCCCTGCTGCGCTACGCAATGAATATCGACAGGCATTAAATAAGATTCTATCCAGGG contains these protein-coding regions:
- a CDS encoding AAA family ATPase, which encodes MSTSSTKRRRPDTRPLGITEWGVSNFKALEYATLPLVNLDVILGPNSSGKSSLLQSLLLLAQSTEDEIILNGPLVRLGDPSDVIRRGNDGLTISYMARGKNASTDEVDDVLFEIILSKFGTTLAVSEFIAVDQVSGSVVIHATSERVPSSAKDSICDRRAHENLLRITLIDGERAPSSTFIVFSGFIPTAIAFRRTRKDILTVLKRSARNREDLYQSERAFDTFFHILEWLSQSKASVPEKFAQLLPSRAVSSALEGMLNLPSSEMRELLECFVNANFKDVDWVRAQTYGYQDPYSPAARIFPPLGSRHRRAASVLSFGAEALRTFQGSIRYLGPLREEPQVVSPTGARYRALPAGIKGEYTADLLARSKDQVVKYHDWNNRSKTEPLPLALTRWVAHLGLGDEVTVEDQGKLGRGLRMHVNGVERDLTTIGVGASQLLPVLAVILTASSGNVILLEQPELHLHPLVQSRLADFLLYARADVKLVVESHSEYLVTRIRRRVVENPGLLDRVAVLFAEQHKGVTELRRLYLDRLGNFSDWPIGFFDTQDSEAAELAQAVRNVLCAENGG